The following proteins are encoded in a genomic region of Kosakonia oryzae:
- a CDS encoding virulence factor BrkB family protein, translating into MLKNVRQHARHRACALWSWLKLLWQRIDEDHMTTLAGNLAYVSLLSLVPLIAVIVALFAAFPMFSEISLQLRHFVFANFIPATGDVIQNYIEQFVANSTKMTAVGACGLIVTSLLLMYSIDTALNTIWRSTRVRPHVYSFAVYWMILTLGPLLAGASLAISSYLLSLRWASELNSVIDDVLRIFPLILSWLSFWLLYSIVPTTRVPNRDAIIGAFVAALLFELGKKVFGLYITMFPSYQLIYGVLAVIPILFLWVYWTWCIVLLGAEITVTLGEYRKLKIAAQQEEADQP; encoded by the coding sequence ATGCTAAAAAACGTTCGGCAGCATGCCAGACATCGCGCGTGCGCATTGTGGTCATGGTTAAAACTACTCTGGCAGCGTATCGATGAAGATCATATGACGACGCTGGCGGGGAACCTCGCTTACGTCTCGTTGCTCTCGCTGGTGCCGCTGATCGCTGTGATAGTCGCGCTGTTTGCTGCATTTCCGATGTTTTCTGAAATCAGCCTTCAGCTACGTCATTTTGTGTTTGCCAATTTCATTCCGGCAACCGGTGATGTGATTCAGAACTATATCGAGCAGTTTGTGGCGAACTCCACCAAAATGACCGCTGTCGGTGCGTGCGGGCTGATTGTGACATCGCTGCTGTTGATGTACTCCATTGATACGGCGCTGAACACTATCTGGCGCAGCACGCGGGTTCGCCCGCATGTTTACTCATTTGCGGTTTACTGGATGATCCTCACGCTTGGGCCACTGCTGGCGGGCGCCAGCCTTGCTATTAGTTCCTATTTGCTGTCGCTGCGCTGGGCCAGTGAACTGAACAGCGTGATTGATGATGTGCTGCGGATTTTCCCGCTGATTTTATCCTGGCTCTCTTTCTGGCTGCTTTACAGCATTGTTCCCACGACGCGGGTGCCTAACCGCGACGCTATTATCGGTGCCTTTGTCGCGGCGCTGTTGTTCGAGCTGGGCAAGAAAGTGTTTGGCCTCTATATCACCATGTTCCCTTCCTACCAGCTTATTTATGGCGTGCTGGCTGTCATCCCGATTTTATTCCTCTGGGTTTACTGGACCTGGTGTATCGTCTTGCTAGGTGCAGAAATAACTGTCACTCTCGGTGAATACCGAAAACTCAAAATAGCCGCACAGCAAGAAGAAGCAGACCAACCATGA
- the fdhE gene encoding formate dehydrogenase accessory protein FdhE has translation MSIRIIPQDELEKSDKRTAEVIPPLLFPRLKNLYNRRAERLRELAESNPLGDYLRFAALIAHAQEVVLYDHPLQIDLTARIKEAAEEGKPPLDIHVLPRDTHWHKLLHSLIAELKPEMSGPALAVIENLEKASAQELEAMASALFAADFAAVSSDKSPFIWAALSLYWAQMASLIPGKARAEYGEQRQFCPVCGAMPVSSVVHIGTTQGLRYLHCNLCETEWHVVRVKCSNCEQTRDLHYWSLDNEQAAIKAESCGDCGTYLKILYQEKDPNVEPVADDLASLVLDARMEQEGFARSSINPFLFPGEGE, from the coding sequence ATGAGTATTCGCATAATCCCGCAAGATGAGCTGGAGAAGAGCGATAAACGCACGGCGGAAGTTATTCCGCCGTTATTATTCCCCAGACTGAAAAATCTCTACAACCGCCGCGCAGAGCGTCTGCGCGAACTTGCAGAGAGTAACCCGCTGGGTGATTACCTGCGTTTTGCTGCGCTTATCGCCCATGCCCAGGAAGTGGTGCTGTACGACCACCCCTTGCAAATCGACCTGACAGCGCGCATTAAAGAAGCCGCTGAAGAGGGTAAACCGCCGCTCGATATTCACGTGCTGCCGCGTGATACGCACTGGCACAAGCTGCTGCATTCGCTCATCGCCGAGCTGAAGCCGGAGATGAGTGGCCCGGCGCTGGCGGTCATTGAGAACCTTGAAAAGGCCTCCGCGCAGGAGCTGGAAGCGATGGCCAGCGCGCTATTTGCTGCTGATTTCGCCGCGGTGAGCAGCGATAAATCGCCGTTTATCTGGGCTGCGCTGTCGCTCTACTGGGCGCAAATGGCCAGCCTGATCCCAGGGAAAGCCCGTGCTGAATATGGTGAACAACGCCAGTTCTGCCCGGTTTGCGGCGCTATGCCGGTTTCCAGCGTGGTACATATCGGCACAACGCAGGGGCTGCGTTACCTGCACTGCAATCTGTGCGAAACCGAATGGCACGTGGTGCGCGTCAAATGTAGCAACTGCGAGCAGACCCGCGATCTGCACTACTGGTCGCTGGATAATGAGCAGGCAGCCATTAAAGCCGAAAGCTGCGGCGACTGCGGCACTTACCTGAAGATCCTGTACCAGGAAAAAGACCCGAACGTCGAACCGGTGGCCGATGATTTAGCTTCGCTGGTGCTCGATGCCCGCATGGAGCAGGAAGGTTTCGCCCGTAGCTCCATCAACCCGTTCCTCTTCCCGGGCGAAGGGGAATAA
- the dtd gene encoding D-aminoacyl-tRNA deacylase, whose translation MIALIQRVSRASVSVAGEVTGEIGPGLLVLLGVEREDDEQKANRLCERVLGYRIFSDTEGKMNLNVQQAGGSVLVVSQFTLAADTERGMRPGFSRGAAPDKAEALYNYFVERCRSQQMETQTGRFAADMQVSLVNDGPVTFWLQI comes from the coding sequence ATGATTGCATTAATTCAACGTGTTTCCCGCGCAAGTGTTAGCGTGGCGGGCGAGGTGACGGGCGAAATTGGCCCGGGACTTTTAGTGTTGTTAGGGGTCGAAAGGGAAGACGATGAACAAAAAGCGAACCGCCTGTGCGAGCGAGTGCTGGGGTATCGCATTTTTAGCGACACTGAAGGAAAAATGAATCTTAACGTCCAGCAGGCGGGTGGGAGCGTGCTGGTGGTGTCGCAATTTACGCTGGCGGCGGATACCGAACGCGGAATGCGCCCTGGGTTTTCCAGAGGCGCCGCGCCGGATAAAGCGGAAGCGCTGTATAACTACTTTGTCGAACGTTGCCGCAGCCAGCAGATGGAAACGCAAACCGGGCGATTCGCTGCCGATATGCAGGTTTCGCTGGTCAACGATGGTCCTGTCACATTCTGGTTGCAGATATGA
- the fdxH gene encoding formate dehydrogenase subunit beta, whose protein sequence is MAYQSQDIIRRSATNGFTPAPQARDHQQEVAKLIDVTTCIGCKACQVACSEWNDIRDEVGHNVGVYDNPADLTAKSWTVMRFSEVEQNDKLEWLIRKDGCMHCADPGCLKACPSEGAIIQYANGIVDFQSEQCIGCGYCIAGCPFDVPRLNPEDNRVYKCTLCVDRVTVGQEPACVKTCPTGAIHFGSKEDMKTLAGERVAELKTRGYDNAGLYDPAGVGGTHVMYVLHHADKPNLYHGLPENPQISETVKFWKGIWKPLAAVGFAATFAASIFHYVGVGPNRAEEEDDNLHEEKDEVRK, encoded by the coding sequence ATGGCTTATCAATCGCAAGACATCATCCGTCGTTCCGCAACTAACGGCTTCACGCCCGCGCCACAGGCGCGGGATCACCAGCAGGAAGTGGCGAAACTTATCGACGTCACCACCTGTATTGGCTGTAAAGCCTGTCAGGTGGCCTGTTCCGAGTGGAACGACATCCGTGATGAAGTGGGACATAACGTCGGGGTGTATGACAACCCGGCGGATCTGACCGCGAAATCCTGGACAGTTATGCGCTTCTCGGAAGTGGAACAGAACGACAAACTGGAGTGGCTGATCCGTAAAGATGGCTGCATGCACTGCGCCGATCCTGGCTGCCTGAAAGCATGTCCGTCAGAAGGGGCTATCATTCAGTATGCCAACGGCATTGTCGACTTCCAGTCTGAGCAGTGCATCGGTTGCGGTTACTGCATCGCCGGTTGCCCGTTCGATGTACCGCGTCTGAACCCGGAAGACAACCGCGTCTACAAATGTACGCTGTGCGTCGACCGTGTCACCGTGGGCCAGGAACCGGCATGCGTGAAAACCTGCCCGACCGGCGCTATCCACTTTGGCTCCAAAGAGGATATGAAAACCCTCGCTGGCGAACGCGTCGCGGAGCTGAAAACCCGCGGTTATGATAACGCCGGGCTGTACGATCCGGCGGGCGTTGGCGGAACACATGTGATGTACGTGCTGCATCACGCCGACAAGCCGAATCTGTATCACGGCCTGCCGGAGAATCCGCAGATCAGCGAAACCGTGAAGTTCTGGAAAGGCATCTGGAAACCGCTTGCGGCGGTCGGCTTTGCAGCGACCTTCGCAGCCAGCATCTTCCACTATGTCGGTGTCGGTCCGAACCGTGCAGAAGAGGAAGACGATAACCTGCATGAAGAGAAAGACGAGGTGCGCAAATGA
- the fabY gene encoding fatty acid biosynthesis protein FabY, translating to MYHLRVPQTEEELERYYQFRWEMLRKPLHQPKGSERDAWDAMAHHQMVVDEEGNMVAVGRLYINADNEASIRFMAVHPSVQDKGLGTLMAMTLESVARQEGVKRVTCSAREDAVEFFAKLGFINEGEITAPQTTPVRHFLMIKPVATLDDILHRGDWCGQLQQAWYEHIPLSEKMGVRIQQYTGQKFITTMPETGNQNPHHTLFAGSLFSLATLTGWGLIWLMLRERHLGGTIILADAHIRYSTPITGKPSAIADLGSLSGDLDRLARGRKARVQLQVELFGEGKQGAIFEGIYIVLPAKPFGPYEEGGNEEE from the coding sequence ATGTATCACCTCCGTGTACCGCAGACTGAAGAAGAGTTAGAGCGTTATTACCAGTTCCGCTGGGAAATGCTGCGCAAACCCCTGCATCAGCCAAAAGGTTCCGAACGCGATGCATGGGATGCCATGGCGCATCACCAGATGGTGGTTGATGAAGAGGGCAACATGGTGGCGGTCGGCAGGCTGTATATCAACGCCGACAATGAAGCCTCAATCCGTTTTATGGCCGTTCACCCTTCTGTGCAGGATAAAGGGCTGGGTACGTTGATGGCGATGACGCTGGAATCCGTGGCCCGCCAGGAAGGGGTTAAACGGGTGACCTGTAGCGCCCGCGAAGATGCCGTAGAGTTTTTTGCCAAGCTCGGGTTTATCAATGAAGGGGAGATCACTGCGCCGCAAACCACGCCGGTGCGCCATTTTTTGATGATCAAACCCGTGGCTACGCTGGACGATATTCTGCATCGCGGCGACTGGTGCGGGCAGTTGCAACAAGCCTGGTACGAGCATATTCCGCTGAGCGAAAAGATGGGCGTGCGTATTCAGCAGTACACCGGGCAGAAATTCATCACCACTATGCCGGAGACCGGCAACCAGAACCCGCACCATACGCTGTTTGCCGGCAGCCTGTTTTCGCTGGCGACGCTCACTGGCTGGGGGCTAATCTGGCTGATGCTGCGTGAACGCCATCTCGGCGGCACCATTATTCTGGCAGATGCGCACATTCGATACAGCACGCCAATTACGGGTAAACCCAGCGCGATTGCCGATCTCGGTTCGCTAAGCGGCGATCTCGATCGCCTGGCGCGCGGGCGTAAAGCGCGCGTGCAGCTTCAGGTTGAGTTGTTTGGCGAGGGTAAGCAGGGCGCAATTTTCGAAGGGATTTACATCGTACTGCCCGCAAAACCTTTTGGTCCTTATGAAGAAGGCGGCAACGAAGAAGAGTAA
- the fdoI gene encoding formate dehydrogenase cytochrome b556 subunit: MKKRDTIVRYTAPERINHWVTAFCFVLAAVSGLGFFFPSFNWLMGILGTPQLARILHPFVGVVMFASFIIMFFRYWHHNLITRDDIFWAKNIRKIVVNEEVGDTGRYNFGQKCVFWAAIIFLVLLLVSGVVIWRPYFAPAFPIPLIRLALMVHSFAAVALIVVIMVHIYAALWVKGTITAMVEGWVTSTWAKKHHPRWYREVRKTTEKSTE; this comes from the coding sequence ATGAAAAAACGTGACACCATCGTGCGCTACACGGCACCGGAGCGCATTAACCACTGGGTCACCGCCTTCTGCTTCGTGCTGGCGGCGGTGAGCGGGCTGGGGTTTTTCTTCCCCTCCTTCAACTGGTTAATGGGGATTCTCGGTACGCCGCAGCTGGCGCGCATTCTCCATCCGTTCGTCGGCGTGGTGATGTTTGCGTCGTTTATCATCATGTTTTTCCGCTACTGGCACCATAACCTCATCACCAGGGATGATATCTTTTGGGCGAAGAATATTCGTAAGATTGTCGTCAATGAGGAAGTAGGCGACACCGGGCGATATAACTTCGGTCAGAAATGCGTCTTCTGGGCGGCGATTATTTTCCTGGTGTTGCTACTGGTAAGCGGCGTGGTTATCTGGCGCCCTTACTTCGCGCCAGCGTTCCCTATTCCGCTAATCCGATTAGCGCTGATGGTGCATTCATTTGCCGCAGTCGCGTTAATTGTGGTTATTATGGTGCATATTTACGCCGCCCTGTGGGTTAAAGGCACCATAACCGCAATGGTGGAAGGCTGGGTCACCAGTACGTGGGCGAAGAAACATCACCCGCGCTGGTACCGGGAAGTTCGCAAGACAACGGAAAAATCGACTGAATGA
- a CDS encoding nuclear transport factor 2 family protein, whose product MSVVSPVEQQFAAYNAHNIEAFVACFSEDFTAYRLPSTVPSLQGREALRAFYARHRFNNPALRAELLSRTVMGNKVFDHEKIYGIGESVIENMAVYEVQDGRITTAWFFFAQ is encoded by the coding sequence ATGTCTGTCGTAAGCCCCGTAGAACAGCAGTTCGCCGCTTACAATGCCCATAATATTGAAGCGTTCGTTGCATGCTTTAGTGAAGATTTCACCGCCTACCGATTGCCCTCCACTGTGCCATCGCTGCAAGGGCGGGAAGCCTTACGCGCGTTCTATGCCCGGCACCGTTTTAATAACCCGGCACTCCGCGCAGAGCTACTCTCGCGTACGGTGATGGGTAATAAGGTGTTCGATCACGAAAAAATCTACGGCATTGGCGAATCGGTCATCGAAAATATGGCGGTTTATGAAGTGCAGGATGGGCGCATCACCACCGCGTGGTTTTTCTTTGCGCAGTGA
- the glnA gene encoding glutamate--ammonia ligase: MSAEHVLTMLNEHEVKFVDLRFTDTKGKEQHVTIPAHQVNADFFEEGKMFDGSSIGGWKGINESDMVLMPDATTAVIDPFYEETTLIIRCDILEPGTMQGYDRDPRSIAKRAEEYLRSTGLADTVLFGPEPEFFLFDDVRFGSSISGSSVAIDDIEGAWNTSTKYEGGNKGHRPAVKGGYFPVPPVDSSQDLRSTMCLVMEEMGLVVEAHHHEVATAGQNEVATRFNTMTKKADEIQIYKYVVHNVAHRFGKTATFMPKPMFGDNGSGMHCHMSLSKNGTNLFSGDKYAGLSEMALYYIGGIIKHAKAINALSNPTTNSYKRLVPGYEAPVMLAYSARNRSASIRIPVVASPKARRIEVRFPDPAANPYLCFAALLMAGLDGIKNKIHPGEAMDKNLYDLPPEEAKEIPQVAGSLEEALNALDADREFLTAGGVFTDDAIDAYIELRIAENDRVRMTPHPVEFELYYSV; encoded by the coding sequence ATGTCCGCTGAACACGTTTTGACGATGCTGAATGAGCACGAAGTGAAGTTTGTTGATCTGCGCTTCACCGATACCAAAGGTAAAGAACAGCACGTCACTATCCCAGCCCATCAGGTTAATGCTGACTTCTTTGAAGAAGGCAAAATGTTTGATGGTTCTTCGATTGGTGGCTGGAAAGGCATCAACGAATCAGACATGGTGCTGATGCCGGACGCGACTACCGCTGTCATTGATCCGTTCTACGAAGAAACAACGCTGATCATCCGTTGCGATATCCTCGAACCAGGCACTATGCAGGGTTACGACCGCGACCCGCGTTCCATCGCGAAACGCGCTGAAGAGTACCTGCGTTCTACCGGTCTGGCAGATACCGTTCTGTTTGGGCCAGAGCCGGAATTCTTCCTGTTCGACGACGTTCGTTTCGGCAGCTCCATTTCCGGTTCCAGCGTTGCTATCGATGATATCGAAGGCGCATGGAACACCTCCACCAAATACGAAGGTGGTAACAAAGGTCACCGTCCGGCTGTTAAAGGCGGTTACTTCCCGGTTCCGCCGGTTGATTCATCACAGGATCTGCGTTCCACCATGTGTCTGGTGATGGAAGAGATGGGCCTGGTTGTTGAAGCTCACCACCACGAAGTGGCAACTGCTGGTCAGAACGAAGTGGCTACCCGCTTCAACACCATGACCAAAAAAGCGGACGAAATTCAGATCTACAAATATGTGGTACATAACGTTGCTCACCGCTTCGGTAAAACCGCAACCTTTATGCCAAAACCGATGTTTGGTGATAACGGTTCCGGTATGCACTGCCACATGTCCCTGTCCAAGAACGGTACTAACCTGTTCTCTGGCGACAAATATGCAGGCCTGTCTGAAATGGCGCTGTACTACATCGGCGGCATAATCAAACACGCTAAAGCTATCAACGCCCTGTCTAACCCGACCACCAACTCCTACAAACGTCTGGTCCCGGGTTATGAAGCGCCGGTAATGCTGGCTTACTCTGCCCGTAACCGTTCTGCTTCTATCCGTATTCCGGTCGTTGCCTCTCCGAAAGCACGTCGTATCGAAGTTCGCTTCCCGGATCCGGCGGCTAACCCGTACCTGTGCTTCGCAGCGCTGCTGATGGCAGGTCTGGATGGTATTAAAAACAAAATCCACCCGGGCGAAGCAATGGACAAAAACCTGTATGACCTGCCGCCAGAAGAAGCGAAAGAGATCCCGCAGGTTGCAGGCTCTCTGGAAGAAGCGCTCAACGCGCTGGATGCTGACCGCGAGTTCCTGACTGCCGGTGGCGTATTCACCGATGACGCTATCGATGCTTACATCGAACTGCGTATCGCTGAGAATGACCGCGTTCGCATGACGCCGCACCCGGTAGAGTTCGAACTGTACTACAGCGTTTAA
- the typA gene encoding ribosome-dependent GTPase TypA, with product MIENLRNIAIIAHVDHGKTTLVDKLLQQSGTFDERAETQERVMDSNDLEKERGITILAKNTAIKWNDYRINIVDTPGHADFGGEVERVMSMVDSVLLVVDAFDGPMPQTRFVTKKAFAHGLKPIVVINKVDRPGARPDWVVDQVFDLFVNLDATDEQLDFPIVYASALNGIAGLDHENMAEDMTPLYQAIVDHVPAPNVDLDGTLQMQISQLDYNNYVGVIGIGRIKRGKVKPNQQVTIIDSEGKTRNGKVGKVLTHLGLERIDSEIAEAGDIIAITGLGELNISDTICDPQNVEALPALSVDEPTVTMFFNVNTSPFCGKEGKYVTSRQILDRLNKELVHNVALRVEETEDADAFRVSGRGELHLSVLIENMRREGFEMAVSRPKVIFREIDGRRQEPFENVTLDVEEQHQGSVMQALGERKGDLKNMNPDGKGRVRLDYVIPSRGLIGFRSEFMTMTSGTGLLYSTFSHYDDVRPGEVGQRNNGVLISNGQGKAVAFALFGLQDRGKLFLGHGAEVYEGQIIGIHSRSNDLTVNCLTGKKLTNMRASGTDEATVLVPPVKMTLEQALEFIDDDELVEVTPLSIRIRKRHLTENDRKRAMRGAKEE from the coding sequence GTGATCGAAAATCTGCGTAACATCGCCATCATTGCTCACGTTGACCACGGTAAAACAACCCTGGTTGACAAGCTGCTGCAGCAATCCGGTACGTTCGACGAACGTGCTGAAACTCAAGAGCGTGTGATGGACTCCAACGATTTGGAGAAAGAGCGTGGGATTACCATCCTCGCGAAAAACACCGCTATCAAATGGAATGATTACCGTATCAACATCGTTGATACCCCTGGGCACGCCGACTTCGGTGGTGAAGTTGAGCGTGTGATGTCCATGGTCGATTCCGTGCTGCTGGTGGTTGATGCGTTTGACGGCCCGATGCCGCAAACGCGCTTCGTGACCAAAAAAGCATTTGCCCATGGCCTCAAGCCGATTGTGGTAATCAACAAAGTTGACCGTCCTGGCGCGCGTCCGGACTGGGTTGTTGATCAGGTCTTCGACCTGTTCGTTAACCTCGACGCGACCGACGAACAGCTGGACTTCCCGATCGTTTACGCTTCTGCGTTGAACGGTATCGCGGGTTTGGACCATGAAAACATGGCTGAAGACATGACCCCGCTGTATCAGGCGATTGTTGACCATGTACCGGCACCGAACGTCGATCTCGACGGGACCCTGCAAATGCAGATCTCCCAGCTCGACTATAACAACTACGTTGGTGTTATCGGCATTGGTCGTATCAAACGCGGTAAAGTGAAGCCGAACCAGCAGGTTACTATCATTGATAGCGAAGGCAAAACCCGCAACGGTAAAGTCGGTAAAGTGCTGACCCACCTGGGTCTGGAACGTATCGACAGCGAAATCGCCGAAGCTGGCGATATCATCGCGATCACCGGTCTGGGCGAACTGAACATCTCCGACACCATCTGCGACCCGCAGAATGTGGAAGCGCTGCCGGCGCTGTCTGTTGATGAGCCGACCGTAACCATGTTCTTCAACGTCAACACCTCTCCGTTCTGTGGTAAAGAAGGTAAGTACGTGACTTCACGTCAGATCCTTGACCGCCTGAACAAAGAGCTGGTGCACAACGTTGCGCTGCGCGTGGAAGAAACCGAAGACGCTGATGCATTCCGCGTTTCCGGTCGTGGTGAGCTGCACCTGTCTGTTCTGATCGAGAACATGCGTCGTGAAGGTTTCGAGATGGCGGTTTCCCGTCCGAAAGTTATCTTCCGTGAAATCGACGGCCGTCGCCAGGAACCGTTTGAAAACGTGACGCTGGACGTTGAAGAGCAGCACCAGGGTTCTGTCATGCAGGCGCTGGGCGAGCGTAAAGGCGACCTGAAAAACATGAATCCGGATGGCAAAGGCCGCGTACGTCTCGACTACGTGATCCCAAGCCGTGGCCTGATCGGCTTCCGTTCTGAGTTCATGACCATGACTTCCGGTACCGGTCTGCTGTACTCCACCTTCAGCCACTACGACGATGTTCGTCCGGGCGAAGTTGGCCAGCGTAACAACGGCGTACTGATCTCCAACGGTCAGGGTAAAGCGGTAGCGTTCGCGCTGTTCGGTTTGCAGGATCGCGGTAAGTTGTTCCTTGGTCACGGTGCGGAAGTTTATGAAGGCCAGATCATTGGTATTCATAGCCGTTCTAACGACCTGACGGTAAACTGCCTGACCGGTAAGAAACTGACCAACATGCGTGCGTCCGGTACGGACGAAGCAACGGTTCTGGTTCCGCCGGTTAAGATGACCCTGGAGCAAGCTCTGGAGTTCATCGATGACGACGAACTGGTAGAAGTGACCCCGCTGTCTATCCGTATTCGTAAACGTCACCTGACGGAAAACGATCGTAAACGCGCAATGCGCGGTGCAAAAGAAGAGTAA
- the yihX gene encoding glucose-1-phosphatase: protein MLYIFDLGNVIVDIDFNRVLGAWSDFSRVPLANLKQSFTMGEAFHQHERGEISDEDFAKALCEEMEMPLSYEQFSTGWQAVFVALRSEVIDIMHKLRAQGHRVVVLSNTNRLHTTYWPEQYPEIQAAADHIYLSQEMGMRKPEARIYQQVLSLEGFSADDAIFFDDNADNIAGAEQLGITSILVTGKTTIPDYFAKQLC, encoded by the coding sequence ATGCTCTATATCTTTGATTTAGGTAATGTGATTGTCGATATCGACTTTAACCGGGTGCTGGGTGCCTGGAGTGATTTCAGCCGTGTGCCGCTGGCGAATTTGAAGCAGAGCTTTACCATGGGCGAAGCTTTTCATCAGCATGAGCGCGGAGAGATCAGCGACGAAGATTTTGCCAAAGCGCTGTGTGAAGAGATGGAAATGCCGCTGAGCTACGAGCAATTTTCTACCGGCTGGCAGGCGGTGTTTGTCGCTCTGCGTAGCGAGGTTATCGACATCATGCACAAGTTGCGCGCCCAGGGGCATCGCGTGGTGGTTCTGTCGAATACCAACCGCCTGCATACCACTTACTGGCCGGAGCAATATCCTGAAATCCAGGCTGCTGCCGACCATATCTATCTTTCCCAGGAAATGGGGATGCGTAAGCCCGAAGCGCGCATTTATCAGCAAGTATTATCACTTGAAGGCTTTTCTGCCGACGATGCCATCTTTTTCGATGACAATGCTGACAATATCGCCGGTGCAGAGCAGTTGGGTATTACCAGTATTCTGGTGACGGGCAAAACGACGATCCCCGATTATTTCGCGAAGCAGTTATGCTAA
- a CDS encoding alpha/beta hydrolase produces MALEKGIAGLVSDFIAAGRPSARARSIDERRAGYIASTSLAGETETRVQVEDVTLEGVTLRVFSPLEANGKLPALIYYHGGCFISGGFATHDNQLRQLAWYSGCRVIAVQYRLAPEHRWPAAHDDALQGAEVIWKNAEHLNIDPQRITLAGDSAGGHLALVTALRLKAAAVWQPAQLVLIYPMLDATAYFDSYTFNGSDYVITRDALLSGYEMYLGDTDRLLSDVSPLWRDDFAGLPPVHIITAEFDPLCDEGEALYQHMTDQGVNCTCSRYLGVIHGFFQLAGISQSARDAIQDVAARVARA; encoded by the coding sequence ATGGCACTGGAAAAAGGCATTGCCGGGTTGGTGAGCGACTTTATCGCCGCCGGGCGCCCCTCGGCGCGCGCCAGAAGTATTGATGAACGGCGCGCGGGTTATATTGCCAGCACGTCACTTGCCGGGGAAACGGAAACCCGCGTTCAGGTTGAAGACGTTACGCTTGAAGGTGTGACGCTGCGCGTGTTCTCGCCGCTGGAGGCCAACGGTAAACTGCCTGCACTGATCTATTACCACGGCGGCTGTTTTATCAGCGGCGGGTTCGCCACGCATGATAACCAGTTGCGCCAGTTAGCGTGGTACAGCGGCTGTCGGGTGATTGCCGTGCAGTATCGGCTCGCGCCGGAACATCGCTGGCCTGCCGCGCACGATGATGCGCTACAGGGTGCAGAGGTGATTTGGAAAAATGCCGAGCACCTCAACATTGATCCGCAACGAATTACGCTGGCGGGCGACAGCGCAGGCGGGCATCTGGCGCTGGTCACGGCACTACGATTGAAGGCGGCGGCGGTCTGGCAACCCGCGCAACTGGTGTTGATCTACCCGATGCTGGATGCCACGGCCTATTTCGATAGCTATACCTTTAACGGTTCTGATTATGTCATTACCCGTGATGCGCTGCTGTCAGGCTACGAAATGTATCTTGGCGACACTGACCGCCTGCTGTCGGATGTCAGCCCGCTGTGGCGCGATGATTTCGCAGGTCTGCCGCCGGTACACATTATTACGGCGGAGTTCGATCCGTTGTGCGATGAAGGGGAAGCGTTATACCAGCATATGACGGACCAGGGCGTAAATTGTACCTGTTCCCGCTACCTCGGCGTTATTCACGGCTTCTTCCAGCTTGCCGGTATCAGCCAGAGCGCCCGTGATGCCATACAAGACGTGGCCGCACGCGTGGCCAGAGCATAA